The Camelina sativa cultivar DH55 chromosome 14, Cs, whole genome shotgun sequence genome includes a window with the following:
- the LOC104741018 gene encoding leucine-rich repeat extensin-like protein 3 — protein sequence MSGNSHRRGSVVIFSVMLITLLTCPTLINASPSSERKLDEVDPIKCSPSCIQNPPPPSPPPPSPPPPACPPPPALPPPPPKKVSPNCPPPPPANFLYITGPPGNLYPVDEQFGAAAGKSFTVVKLSGLIALGIMGFLIL from the coding sequence ATGTCGGGAAATTCTCACCGCCGGGGATCCGTCGTCATATTCTCGGTGATGTTGATCACGTTGCTGACGTGTCCAACACTCATCAACGCTTCACCATCATCGGAAAGAAAGCTAGACGAGGTCGATCCCATCAAGTGTTCACCAAGCTGCATCCAAAACCCTCCTCCGCCGTCCCCTCCACCACCGTCTCCGCCACCACCTGCGTGTCCTCCTCCGCCGGCTCTCCCACCTCCTCCGCCGAAGAAAGTCAGTCCCAACTGTCCACCTCCACCACCGGCTAATTTCTTGTACATCACGGGTCCGCCGGGAAATCTATACCCCGTCGATGAGCAGTTCGGAGCGGCCGCCGGAAAAAGCTTTACGGTGGTGAAGCTCTCAGGTTTGATAGCGCTTGGAATTATGGGGTTCTTGATTCTTTGA
- the LOC104741020 gene encoding uncharacterized protein LOC104741020: MNTNDHGLPLLSLFFIFSLLYFPYLTISETPCPYPCYPTPPIGGGSSTPSVTQPPPYPPPAVNYPSPGGNLPNYSPPAGNVPNYPSPPYGGGDGSGSSIYGPPPPDAILPYFPYYFRKPPHQTDQTSSSSLLAVPGKLTVRIVAVVTLELVGELGNILFIT; encoded by the coding sequence atgaacacAAACGATCATGGCCTTCCCCTCTTGAGCTTAttcttcatcttttctcttctttacttcCCTTACTTGACCATATCCGAGACGCCGTGTCCTTACCCTTGTTACCCAACGCCACCTATTGGTGGTGGCTCCTCCACACCCTCCGTAACTCAACCACCACCATATCCTCCTCCAGCCGTTAACTACCCTTCTCCAGGTGGGAATTTACCAAATTACTCTCCTCCGGCCGGGAATGTACCAAACTACCCTTCACCACCTTACGGTGGCGGAGACGGTAGTGGCAGCAGCATCTATGGTCCTCCACCGCCAGACGCTATCTTGCCGTACTTCCCTTACTACTTCAGAAAACCTCCTCACCAAACGGATCAAACGTCGTCCTCTTCACTATTGGCGGTTCCAGGGAAATTGACGGTGAGGATCGTAGCCGTGGTAACTCTTGAGTTGGTTGGAGAGCTCGGTAACATTTTGTTTATAACTTAG
- the LOC104741021 gene encoding protein WVD2-like 7: MMAGEVQEPFNLSRLENSIHSGSVSFGRFEKESLSWERRSSFSHNRYLEEAERFSKPGSVTQMRAHFEAHFKKKGIRFPNPVEAQTWGEEVVHHQTCAEKDDNLWENTSQFGDSCVSFDGDDNTSLSVALEKINISRNEDDNETISSSSATRSKPLRNVHKTVPCSTIKVSTKKHDGVLTKGASPSCNTKTIDTKRQKELKPKRIVKTVASQAPTTSKKTESLTPLVATREKRTTTSGFSFRSNERAEKRKEEKVKSVVVPKDHNFKARPLPKSTQARPQHTSTSQAKAKARDDHSSTASCDRSVINGIAKSKLNIKKHKADIHMIQRPKTSSDLSSRSNSIRRSLVVRLSPVEVAL, translated from the exons ATGATGGCGGGAGAGGTTCAAGAGCCGTTTAACCTAAGCCGTTTG GAGAATTCTATCCACTCGGGATCAGTATCATTTGGAAGATTCGAGAAAGAATCTTTATCATGGGAGAGGAGATCATCCTTTTCTCACAATAGATATCTTGAAGAGGCAGAGAGATTCTCTAAACCTGGCTCTGTTACTCAGATGAGAGCTCATTTCGAGGCGCATTTCAAGAAGAAAGGGATTAGGTTTCCGAATCCTGTTGAAGCTCAGACATGGGGAGAAGAAGTTGTTCATCATCAAACTTGTGCTGAGAAAGATGATAATTTGTGGGAGAACACGAGTCAGTTCGGTGATTCTTGTGTGAGTTTTGATGGTGATGATAATACTTCTCTATCTGTTGCTTTGGAGAAAATTAATATCAGTCGCAATGAGGATGACAATGAAACAATCTCATCTTCCTCTGCAACTAGATCGAAGCCTTTGAGAAATGTCCACAAAACTGTTCCTTGTTCAACGATCAAAGTTTCTACGAAGAAGCATGATGGTGTCCTAACAAAGGGAGCTTCTCCAAGTTGTAATACTAAAACCATTGACACTAAGAG ACAAAAGGAATTGAAGCCTAAGAGGATTGTTAAAACTGTTGCATCTCAAGCTCCAACAACATCAAAGAAAACTGAGAGCCTAACTCCTTTGGTGGCTACAAGAGAAAAGAGAACAACTACTAGTGGTTTCAGTTTCAGAAGTAATGAACGAGCTGAGAAGAGGAAAGAG GAAAAGGTAAAATCCGTAGTAGTGCCTAAGGATCATAACTTTAAAGCAAGACCATTGCCTAAAAGTACACAAGCTAGACCTCAACACACGTCAACAAGTCAGGCAAAGGCAAAAGCAAGAGATGATCACTCATCTACAGCTAGTTGTGATCGGTCAGTGATTAATGGAATTGCCAAGAGTAAGCTCAACATTAAAAAACACAAGGCGGATATACATATGATTCAAAGGCCAAAGACCAGCAGCGATCTGAGCTCCAGAAGCAACTCGATCCGAAGGAGTTTAGTGGTTAGGCTTTCTCCGGTTGAGGTTGCTTTGTGA
- the LOC104741022 gene encoding protein LAZ1 homolog 2: protein MRVTETNTYRDLHFPSLIIGGSFAAVAICVSVFSILQHLRFYTNPAEQKWIVSVLFMVPVYAAESIISLSNSKFSLPCDILRNCYEAFALYSFGSYLVACLGGERRVVEFLENESKKPLLERGDNERKKKKNSFWKFLCDPYVLGRELFVIEKFGLVQYMILKTFCAFLTFLLELLGVYGDGEFKWYYGYPYIVVVLNFSQMWALFCLVQFYNVTHERLKEIKPLAKFISFKAIVFATWWQGFGIALLCYYGILPKEGRFQNGLQDFLICIEMAIAAVAHIFVFPAEPYHYIPISECGKITSETSKTEVKLDEGGLVEKTETHVEASGTSIKESVQDIVIDGGQHVVKDVVLTINQAMGPVEKGVTKIQDTIHQKLLDSDGKEETEVTEEVTVETSVPPKE, encoded by the exons ATGAGAGTAACGGAGACAAATACGTACAGAGATTTACATTTTCCGTCTTTGATCATCGGAGGATCCTTCGCCGCCGTTGCCATTTGTGTCTCCGTTTTTTCTATCCTCCAACATCTCCGTTTCTACACCAATCCCGCT GAGCAAAAATggattgtttctgttttgtttatggtgCCAGTTTATGCAGCGGAATCC ATAATTTCCTTGTCCAATTCCAAATTCTCGCTGCCTTGTGACATTTTGAGAAACTGCTATGAAGCTTTTGCTTTGTATTCCTTTGGAAGCTACTTGGTTGCATGTCTCG GCGGTGAAAGAAGAGTTGTTGAATTCCTCGAAAATGAATCAAAGAAACCATTGTTAGAAAGAGGAGACaatgagagaaaaaagaagaagaattcattTTGGAAATTCTTGTGTGATCCATATGTCTTGGGACGTGAGCTCTTTGTGATAGAGAAGTTTGGTCTTGTCCAGTAT ATGATCCtcaaaaccttttgtgccttctTGACATTTTTGTTGGAGCTTCTTGGTGTCTATGGTGATGGTGAATTCAAATGGTATTACGG ATACCCATACATAGTGGTGGTGCTAAACTTCAGCCAGATGTGGGCTCTGTTTTGCTTGGTGCAGTTCTATAACGTGACTCATGAACGGCTTAAAGAAATAAAACCGTTGGCTAAGTTCATTAGCTTTAAGGCTATTGTGTTTGCCACTTGGTGGCAAGGCTTCGGGATCGCGTTGCTTTGTTATTATGGTATACTCCCAAAAGAAGGAAGATTCCAAAACGGGTTACaagatttccttatttgcaTTGAG ATGGCGATTGCAGCTGTGGctcatatctttgttttcccAGCTGAACCTTACCACTACATTCCTATATCAGAGTGTGGTAAAATCACATCCGAAACGAGCAAGACGGAAGTGAAACTAGACGAAGGTGGTCTTGTGGAGAAGACAGAGACTCATGTTGAAGCTTCTGGCACAAGCATTAAGGAGAGTGTACAGGACATAGTTATTGACGGTGGTCAACACGTCGTAAAAGATGTGGTTCTTACGATAAACCAAGCAATGGGACCGGTGGAGAAGGGTGTAACAAAGATCCAGGATACAATTCATCAGAAGCTTTTGGATTCGGACGgtaaagaagaaacagaagtgACTGAAGAAGTGACCGTTGAGACTTCGGTGCCGCCAAAAGAGTGA
- the LOC109128756 gene encoding auxin efflux carrier component 7-like — translation MPKIIQQSISILSDAGLGMAMFSLGLFMALQPKLIACGNSTATFAMAVRFFTGPAVMAVAAMAIGLRGDLLRVAIVQAALPQGIVPFVFAKEYNVHPAILSTGVIFGMLIALPITLVYYILLGL, via the exons ATGCCTAAAATCATTCAACAGTCAATCTCAATTCTCTCTGATGCTGGTCTTGGTATGGCAATGTTCAGTTTGG GGTTGTTCATGGCCTTGCAACCCAAATTAATCGCATGTGGAAATTCCACGGCAACTTTTGCAATGGCGGTGAGATTCTTCACAGGACCAGCGGTAATGGCCGTGGCAGCAATGGCTATCGGATTACGCGGAGACCTATTGCGTGTGGCCATTGTTCAG GCAGCATTGCCTCAAGGGATTGTGCCGTTCGTGTTTGCAAAGGAGTACAATGTTCATCCAGCAATCTTGAGTACAGG GGTTATATTCGGAATGCTTATCGCACTACCGATCACACTTGTTTACTACATTTTACTCGGGCTATAA
- the LOC104743476 gene encoding auxin efflux carrier component 7-like — protein sequence MITWHDLYTVLTAVIPLYVAMILAYGSVRWWKIFSPDQCSGINRFVAIFAVPLLSFHFISSNNPYAMNLRFIAADTLQKLIMLTLLILWANFTRSGSLEWSITIFSLSTLPNTLVMGIPLLIAMYGEYSGSLMVQIVVLQCIIWYTLLLFLFEYRGAKILIMEQFPETGASIVSFKVESDVVSLDGHDFLETDAQIGDDGKLHVTVRKSNASRRSFCGGTNMTPRPSNLTGAEIYSLNTTPRGSNFNHSDFYSMMGFPGGRLSNFGPADMYSVQSSRGPTPRPSNFEESCAMASSPRFGYYPGGAPGSYPAPNPEFTAGTKTGSKVQKDNHHVGKSNSHDAKELHMFVWGSNGSPVSDRAGLQVDNGATEQTGKSDQGGAKEIRMMISDPPQRAGPMNGDFDGAEESEGVKEVPTGLHKLRCNSAAELNPKEVIETGETVPVKHMPPASVMTRLILIMVWRKLIRNPNTYSSLIGLIYALVAFRWDVAMPKIIQQSISILSDAGLGMAMFSLGLFMALQPKLIACGNSTATFAMAVRFFTGPAVMAVAAMAIGLRGDLLRVAIVQAALPQGIVPFVFAKEYNVHP from the exons ATGATCACATGGCACGACCTCTACACCGTCCTCACGGCGGTGATACCACTTTACGTAGCTATGATACTCGCTTACGGCTCAGTCCGATGGTGGAAGATCTTCTCACCGGACCAATGCTCCGGCATAAACCGTTTTGTCGCCATCTTCGCCGTTCCTCTCCTCTCTTTCCACTTCATCTCCTCGAACAACCCTTACGCCATGAACCTCCGGTTCATCGCCGCCGACACACTCCAGAAACTAATCATGCTCACTCTACTAATCCTCTGGGCTAACTTCACTCGCTCCGGTAGTCTTGAATGGAGCATCACAATCTTTTCACTCTCTACTCTCCCAAACACTCTCGTTATGGGAATACCTCTCTTGATCGCCATGTACGGCGAGTACTCCGGCTCGCTCATGGTTCAGATCGTTGTACTTCAGTGTATAATATGGTACacgcttcttctctttctcttcgaaTACAGAGGAGCTAAGATCTTGATCATGGAGCAGTTTCCTGAAACTGGTGCTTCGATCGTTTCGTTCAAAGTTGAGTCAGATGTTGTTTCTTTAGACGGACATGATTTTCTTGAAACCGATGCTCAAATCGGAGACGATGGTAAGCTTCATGTTACGGTTAGGAAATCAAACGCTTCACGGAGATCTTTTTGTGGTGGTACTAATATGACTCCACGTCCCTCGAATCTCACCGGAGCTGAGATTTACAGTCTTAACACAACTCCGAGAGGTTCTAACTTCAACCATTCTGATTTTTACTCTATGATGGGATTTCCCGGTGGCCGGCTTTCGAATTTTGGTCCGGCGGATATGTACTCTGTTCAGTCCTCTAGAGGACCAACTCCTAGACCTTCGAATTTTGAGGAGAGTTGTGCTATGGCTTCATCGCCAAGATTTGGGTATTACCCGGGAGGAGCTCCCGGGTCGTACCCAGCTCCAAACCCGGAGTTTACTGCCGGTACTAAAACCGGTAGTAAAGTTCAGAAAGATAATCATCATGTTGGAAAATCTAATAGTCATGATGCTAAGGAGTTACATATGTTTGTTTGGGGATCAAACGGGTCACCCGTTTCGGACAGAGCGGGTCTCCAAGTTGATAATGGAGCCACCGAACAAACCGGGAAATCAGATCAAGGCGGTGCAAAAGAGATTCGAATGATGATCTCTGATCCTCCACAAAGAG CTGGTCCGATGAACGGAGACTTTGACGGTGCAGAAGAATCGGAGGGAGTCAAGGAAGTGCCTACCGGACTACACAAGCTTCGATGTAACTCAGCGGCAGAGCTAAACCCTAAAGAAGTTATAGAAACAGGTGAAACCGTACCGGTAAAACATATGCCGCCAGCTAGTGTGATGACTCGGCTGATATTGATTATGGTATGGAGGAAACTCATAAGGAACCCAAACACTTACTCTAGCCTCATTGGTCTCATCTACGCTCTTGTCGCTTTCAG GTGGGATGTGGCAATGCCTAAAATCATTCAACAGTCAATCTCAATTCTCTCTGATGCTGGTCTTGGTATGGCAATGTTCAGTTTGG GGTTGTTCATGGCCTTGCAACCCAAATTAATCGCATGTGGAAATTCCACGGCAACTTTTGCAATGGCGGTGAGATTCTTCACAGGACCAGCGGTAATGGCCGTGGCAGCAATGGCTATCGGATTACGCGGAGACCTATTGCGTGTGGCCATTGTTCAG GCAGCATTGCCTCAAGGGATTGTGCCGTTCGTGTTTGCAAAGGAGTACAATGTTCATCCA
- the LOC109128664 gene encoding uncharacterized protein LOC109128664 — MDPYVSLVQDSKEPLLDDPKQYRRLVGRMMYLTITIPDITYAVNRLYQFTAAPKSSHLQAAYKVLHYLKGSIGLGLFYSATADLTLTTFTNADWGSCKDSRRSTTGFCMFLGTSLISWKSKKQSIVSMSSSESEYRAMGVGVKEIQWLVNLLTELQVPQAKAVAFFCDNTAAIHITNNAVFHKRTKHLEMDCHKVRKAVTNGLVKTLHVKTDQQLADVLTKAVKPGQFHSLIGKMGLNSIYMPS; from the coding sequence ATGGATCCATATGTGTCACTCGTCCAAGATAGTAAGGAGCCTCTGCTTGATGATCCAAAGCAATATAGGAGATTGGTGGGAAGGATGATGTATTTGACAATAACCATACCCGATATTACTTATGCGGTGAACAGGTTATATCAGTTTACTGCTGCTCCTAAATCTTCTCATTTACAAGCTGCATACAAAGTATTACACTATTTGAAGGGAAGCATTGGTCTGGGCTTGTTCTATTCTGCTACTGCAGATCTTACTTTAACAACTTTCACAAATGCTGACTGGGGTTCTTGTAAGGATTCTAGACGCTCAACCACTGGATTTTGCATGTTCCTTGGAACCTCTTTGATCTCTTGGAAGTCCAAGAAGCAAAGCATTGTCTCCATGTCTTCATCTGAATCCGAATACCGTGCAATGGGGGTTGGCGTCAAAGAGATTCAATGGTTAGTGAATCTACTGACTGAACTGCAGGTACCTCAAGCTAAAGCAGTTGCTTTCTTTTGCGATAACACAGCTGCAATTCACATTACAAATAATGCTGTCTTTCACAAAAGAACCAAGCATCTGGAGATGGATTGTCACAAAGTCAGAAAAGCAGTCACTAATGGTCTTGTGAAGACGCTCCATGTCAAGACGGATCAACAACTGGCTGACGTCCTGACTAAAGCCGTAAAGCCTGGACAGTTTCATTCTCTTATTGGCAAGATGGGTTTGAATTCAATCTACATGCCATCTTGA